The sequence below is a genomic window from Sorangiineae bacterium MSr12523.
GGGCCGCACGGATTGGTGGATCGACTGGTTCGCCCAGGCCGGCGCCACCGACGTGGATCTCTCCGGGCGGGTCGAGCTTGCCCTCTACGTCGAGGAGTTCGACGTCAAAGCGGCCATCGCCGGGCATGGCGTGGCCATCGCCTCGCCGATCTTTTTCGCCAAGGAGCTCGAGTCGGGCATCTTGGTGAATCCGTTCCCGCTCGTCATCCGCGACCCGCTCGACTATTGGCTCGCGTACCCCGAGTTCCGCCAGCGCTCCGAGAAAATACGGACCTTCGTGAAGTGGGTCCTGGCCGAGGCGAAGCCCGAAGCGAGCCCAAAGGGCGCTCGGCGGGCGAGTCGGACGTAATTTTGCTAGATCAGTGGCTCGTGGAAGAACAGGATCCGCATCTTCAGCGCTTGTTTTCGCTTCTGTCCGACATGGGCTCGGTGCTCGTGTGCTACTCGGGCGGCGTCGACAGCGCCTTCGTGCTCGCCGCCGCGCACCGCGTCCTCGGCCCGCGCGCCATCGGCATGACCGCGGTGAGCCCGAGCCTGCCCTCCTTCGAGCGCGAGGCGGCCATCGACATTGCGCGGCAAATCGGCGCGCGGCACGAGTTGGTGCCGTCGAGCGAAATCGAAGACGACAATTACCGAAAGAACGACGTCGACCGCTGTTTTCATTGCAAATCGGAGCTGTATCGCCTCAGCTCGAAGAAGAAGGTCGATTGGTCCCTCGACTGGGTCCTCAACGGCACCAACCTCGACGACCTCGGTGATTACCGCCCCGGGCTCGAGGCCGCGAAGAACGCGCAGGTGCGCAGCGTCCTCGTCGAGTGCGGCTTCCGCAAGGAGGACGTGCGCCGCGGCGCCGCGCTCCTCGGCCTGCCGGTGTGGAACAAACCCGCTTCCGCGTGCCTTTCGAGCCGCATCCCCTACGGCACCGAGGTGACCCGCGAGCGCCTCGCCCAAATCGACGCGCTCGAGGCCGAGCTGCACCACCTCGGTCTGCGCCAAGTGCGCGTGCGATGGCACGCCTTGGGCAGCACGAAGGACACCACCCCGGGCGCCATCGCCCGCATCGAGGTCGCCGCCACCGAGCTCCTCGCTGCCTTCGAACAACGCGACGCCATCGTCGACGCCGGCAAACGCGCCGGCTTCCGCTACGTCACCCTGGACCTTCAGGGCTACCGCACCGGCAGCCACAACGAAGTGCTCACGGGGCGCAGCCTCCGCGTCGTGAACGGCTAGACGCGCGCGCCTCGAGCAGCGTCGCGAAGAGAAGAAGAAACCGCCAGGGCCGCCAAAAGAGAGGCGCCAGGATC
It includes:
- the larE gene encoding ATP-dependent sacrificial sulfur transferase LarE, whose protein sequence is MEEQDPHLQRLFSLLSDMGSVLVCYSGGVDSAFVLAAAHRVLGPRAIGMTAVSPSLPSFEREAAIDIARQIGARHELVPSSEIEDDNYRKNDVDRCFHCKSELYRLSSKKKVDWSLDWVLNGTNLDDLGDYRPGLEAAKNAQVRSVLVECGFRKEDVRRGAALLGLPVWNKPASACLSSRIPYGTEVTRERLAQIDALEAELHHLGLRQVRVRWHALGSTKDTTPGAIARIEVAATELLAAFEQRDAIVDAGKRAGFRYVTLDLQGYRTGSHNEVLTGRSLRVVNG